TAAATTATGGCCTGTCAGTTAATACtccatgaaaatattttgatctTACCTGATATGACTGCGATCTTATGAGATTGATGCTCCTCTAAAGCGATACGTTCAGCCTCTTCCATCAAAAGCATACCAAATCCTTGATGCTGGAATTTTGTTGGATCTCTTGCATTGACTGGTACTACGCTTCCATAAACGTGTAATTCTCGGACTATTGAACATTTCCCCTTTAACTCAGGCCTGAATATCAGAAcacatgaaatgaaaaatagtctGATATTTACTGATGACTGATATGGCATGACTTGAAAAATGCGTAATGAATGGATATGTCACCTGAAAGTTTCATTGGAGCATTTTCTGAGCCTTAGCAATCCGACCAAAATGTCTTGAGTAGGATCTTCGTAAGATAGAAAAGTTTCCCAGCCATTGTTGGCAACGTAATCGCGGCGAACAAGCTCAACTTCGTAAGGACGAACCTTACGGTGTATTTCTTGAATTCCCACTTCTCTAGTCCTCACGTCTCTACAATCCGTACCTAGATCTTTCATTCTAGCCAGGGCCAACTCTCTAAGATTACCATGCTCTACGCCAGAGCTGAAAAGAGTCGAGAAAGATTTTCAATTGCCTAACTGTTCAGGATTTTTTGGTAACACAAGCTTCTTTCTCGATTTTTGCAGGAATTCggactaataaaaaaaacatgtgaATTATCAAAGTACCTGACAAGGGGCATGGGAATATCTCGCTGCACTCTGTACACCCGAGTCCACGGAGGTACCAGAGACAGAATTCGTGCAATAAGGTCAATCAGTGTACTAGGAGGATAGCTCTTGTATCTTCCTGTCTTCCACAACTCGTAAAGCCCTGTACCACGAATCACAAGGGTGGGATAAATCTTGAGGCCATCTGCACGAAATGCtgggttttcaaaaaattcctgTATGACAGAAGGTGTGATTTAGGGAGATGTTAATTTAATTGGGCTTTATTTAGATGCTTTTTTCGACATATTAATGAATGTACCATAAACTGTTCAACATCTCTTTCTATATCAACATTTGGTAAATCAGGCATCATGTGTGCAACAACTTTGAAACCTGCGTCTTTTGAAAGCTGAAAGCTTTCGCAAACTGCACGCACAGTGTGTCCTCTGTTGGTGTCTCGTGCAATATCTTCGTACACAGATTGAACGCCAATCTCAAGACGAGTACAACTGTtgaagatgaataaaaaattcataataatgaaaattataaacaattttgaTTGATTTCTTGTAAGGT
The sequence above is drawn from the Neodiprion pinetum isolate iyNeoPine1 chromosome 2, iyNeoPine1.2, whole genome shotgun sequence genome and encodes:
- the Elp3 gene encoding elongator complex protein 3 isoform X1, whose amino-acid sequence is MVKKRKVYTETKEERMMMTIGEIIQDLLTAHEERRDVDLNKLKTRISSKYGLSSSPRLVDIIAAVPLDAKKILLPKLKAKPIRTASGIAVVAVMCKPHRCPHINMTGNICVYCPGGPDSDFEYSTQSYTGYEPTSMRAIRARYNPFLQTRHRVEQLKQLGHSVDKVEFIVMGGTFMSLPEDYRDYFIRNLHDALSGHVSANVDEAVKYSERSRTKCIGITIETRPDYCLKRHLSDMLKYGCTRLEIGVQSVYEDIARDTNRGHTVRAVCESFQLSKDAGFKVVAHMMPDLPNVDIERDVEQFMEFFENPAFRADGLKIYPTLVIRGTGLYELWKTGRYKSYPPSTLIDLIARILSLVPPWTRVYRVQRDIPMPLVSSGVEHGNLRELALARMKDLGTDCRDVRTREVGIQEIHRKVRPYEVELVRRDYVANNGWETFLSYEDPTQDILVGLLRLRKCSNETFRPELKGKCSIVRELHVYGSVVPVNARDPTKFQHQGFGMLLMEEAERIALEEHQSHKIAVISGVGTRNYYRKMGYELDGPYMSKMLVDLRHDLIKMD
- the Elp3 gene encoding elongator complex protein 3 isoform X2, with product MVKKRKVYTETKEERMMMTIGEIIQDLLTAHEERRDVDLNKLKTRISSKYGLSSSPRLVDIIAAVPLDAKKILLPKLKAKPIRTASGIAVVAVMCKPHRCPHINMTGNICVYCPGGPDSDFEYSTQSYTGYEPTSMRAIRARYNPFLQTRHRVEQLKQLGHSVDKVEFIVMGGTFMSLPEDYRDYFIRNLHDALSGHVSANVDEAVKYSERSRTKCIGITIETRPDYCLKRHLSDMLKYGCTRLEIGVQSVYEDIARDTNRGHTVRAVCESFQLSKDAGFKVVAHMMPDLPNVDIERDVEQFMEFFENPAFRADGLKIYPTLVIRGTGLYELWKTGRYKSYPPSTLIDLIARILSLVPPWTRVYRVQRDIPMPLVSSGVEHGNLRELALARMKDLGTDCRDVRTREVGIQEIHRKVRPYEVELVRRDYVANNGWETFLSYEDPTQDILVGLLRLRKCSNETFRPELKGKCSIVRELHVYGSVVPVNARDPTKFQHQGFGMLLMEEAERIALEEHQSHKIAVISE